The following proteins come from a genomic window of Bartonella apihabitans:
- the dnaA gene encoding chromosomal replication initiator protein DnaA, whose protein sequence is MSNLNGIVSGETKVNDDVHHLVAQDEGDELFARVMAQLKVHVGNEAYTSWFGRLQLDEFSRSQVRLSVPTAFLRSWITNHYSTILTELWRQECPTLLRVDVVVRGMNRVVKHHAPRKEEETHVQSQQENMVVSSSHGRTERFSGEAQQSVFGSPLDSRYTFDTFVEGPSNRVALAAARSIAESHKSALRFNPLFIHAAVGLGKTHLLQAIAAAALQRPTPVRVIYLTAEYFMWRFATAIRDNNALSFKEQLRDIDLLIIDDMQFLQGKSIQHEFCHLLNMLLDSAKQVVVAADRAPAELESLDVRVRSRLQGGVSLEIESPDYDMRLEMLRKRLKAAQHDDPSISIPDEVLSHIARTVSGSGRDLEGAFNQLLFRQSFEPDLSLNRIDELLDHLTRSGEPKRIRIEEIQRVVARHYNVSKQDLLSNRRTRTIVKPRQVAMYLAKMMTPRSLPEIGRRFGGRDHTTVLHAVRKIEDMVGADQQLAKELELLKRLIDEQSA, encoded by the coding sequence ATGTCAAATTTGAATGGGATTGTTTCTGGTGAAACCAAAGTAAATGATGATGTCCATCATTTGGTTGCACAAGATGAAGGGGACGAACTTTTTGCACGTGTTATGGCGCAGCTGAAAGTTCATGTCGGTAATGAGGCTTATACGAGCTGGTTCGGTCGTCTGCAACTCGATGAATTCAGCCGGAGCCAAGTACGACTTTCTGTTCCGACAGCTTTTTTACGTTCATGGATTACCAACCATTATTCGACCATTCTGACCGAGCTATGGCGTCAGGAATGCCCGACGCTGTTGCGGGTTGACGTTGTTGTGCGCGGAATGAATCGTGTGGTTAAACACCATGCTCCACGAAAAGAAGAAGAGACGCATGTTCAAAGCCAGCAGGAAAACATGGTTGTGTCCTCTTCTCATGGCCGCACAGAACGTTTTTCCGGAGAAGCCCAGCAGAGTGTTTTTGGTTCACCGCTTGATTCGCGCTATACCTTCGATACCTTTGTTGAAGGCCCGTCCAATCGTGTGGCTCTTGCTGCAGCCCGTTCGATTGCCGAAAGCCACAAAAGTGCTTTGCGCTTCAACCCGCTTTTCATCCATGCAGCCGTAGGCTTGGGAAAAACCCATCTTTTGCAAGCAATTGCTGCTGCCGCTTTGCAGCGTCCAACGCCCGTACGTGTCATCTATTTGACAGCCGAATATTTTATGTGGCGTTTTGCAACGGCGATCCGCGATAACAACGCTTTGTCATTTAAAGAACAATTGCGAGATATCGACCTCCTTATTATTGACGATATGCAATTTTTACAGGGCAAATCGATTCAACATGAATTCTGTCATTTGCTCAATATGTTGCTTGATAGTGCAAAACAGGTTGTCGTGGCAGCCGATAGGGCTCCAGCCGAGCTCGAATCATTGGATGTCAGAGTGCGTTCGCGTTTGCAGGGTGGTGTTTCGCTCGAAATTGAGTCGCCTGATTATGACATGCGGCTCGAAATGTTGCGCAAGCGCTTGAAAGCAGCCCAACATGATGATCCTTCTATTTCAATCCCCGACGAGGTTTTGTCTCATATTGCAAGAACAGTTTCCGGTTCGGGGCGTGATCTTGAAGGGGCGTTCAACCAGCTTCTGTTCCGTCAATCTTTTGAGCCGGATCTATCGCTCAATCGTATTGATGAATTGTTGGACCATTTGACGCGCTCCGGCGAACCCAAGCGGATTCGTATCGAAGAAATCCAGCGTGTTGTGGCCCGTCATTATAATGTTTCCAAGCAGGATTTGTTGTCGAATCGCCGTACGCGGACAATTGTTAAACCGCGTCAGGTTGCGATGTATCTTGCAAAAATGATGACACCACGCTCGCTTCCGGAAATTGGCCGTCGCTTTGGTGGACGTGATCACACAACTGTCCTCCATGCAGTGCGCAAGATTGAAGATATGGTCGGTGCCGATCAGCAATTGGCCAAAGAATTGGAGCTCTTGAAGCGCCTGATTGATGAACAATCAGCTTGA
- the dnaN gene encoding DNA polymerase III subunit beta, with protein MRITVDRSHLLKSLGRVHRVVERRNTIPILSNVLINTVNSGVELQATDLDLEVTETTSANIEQAGSTTVPAHLLYEIVRKLPEGGEIMLSVSDDGNAMQVVSGRSNFRLQCLPKEDFPELNAGDFSHSFSLSAAALKRLIDCTQFAISTEETRYYLNGIYFHVIDDKGLKIRTVATDGHRLAEAETDAPSGSEGMPGVIIPRKAVGELQKLLGEEAESEIKIEVSETKIRFTIASVVLTSKLIDGTFPDYQRVIPLGNDKKLTINRQSFAAAVDRVSTISSDRGRAVKLTIENGQLTLTVNNPDSGSAEDQIVADYEGEPLEIGFNSKYLLDIMAQLNGENAVFMLADAGAPTLIRDSDDADALYVLMPMRV; from the coding sequence ATGCGCATTACAGTCGATCGTAGCCATCTGTTAAAATCTCTCGGCCGTGTTCATCGCGTCGTCGAACGGCGCAATACGATTCCTATTCTGTCCAATGTGCTTATCAATACAGTTAATTCCGGTGTCGAATTGCAGGCAACCGATCTTGATCTCGAGGTCACTGAAACAACATCTGCAAATATCGAACAAGCAGGTTCGACAACTGTTCCTGCTCACCTCCTTTACGAAATCGTGCGCAAACTTCCCGAAGGTGGCGAGATTATGCTTTCGGTTTCCGATGACGGCAATGCTATGCAAGTCGTTTCCGGACGCTCGAACTTCCGTTTGCAATGCTTGCCTAAAGAGGACTTTCCGGAACTTAATGCCGGAGATTTCAGCCATAGTTTTAGTTTATCGGCTGCGGCTTTAAAACGGTTAATCGACTGCACACAATTTGCCATTTCCACCGAGGAAACTCGTTATTATCTCAATGGTATCTATTTTCACGTCATTGACGATAAAGGCCTGAAAATACGTACAGTTGCAACCGATGGTCACCGTTTGGCCGAAGCGGAAACCGACGCACCGTCAGGTTCTGAAGGAATGCCCGGTGTTATTATTCCCCGTAAAGCTGTAGGCGAATTGCAGAAATTGTTGGGAGAGGAAGCCGAAAGCGAAATAAAAATAGAGGTTTCCGAAACAAAAATACGTTTCACGATTGCTTCTGTCGTGCTGACATCGAAATTGATAGACGGGACATTTCCCGATTATCAACGTGTTATCCCCTTGGGCAATGACAAAAAGCTGACAATCAACCGTCAAAGTTTTGCTGCGGCAGTCGACCGTGTATCGACCATTTCCAGTGATCGCGGGCGTGCTGTTAAATTGACAATCGAAAATGGTCAATTGACACTCACGGTCAATAATCCGGATTCAGGAAGTGCAGAAGACCAGATTGTTGCCGATTATGAAGGTGAACCGCTGGAAATTGGTTTCAATTCCAAATATCTTCTTGATATTATGGCACAACTCAACGGTGAAAACGCGGTATTCATGCTCGCCGATGCAGGTGCACCAACGCTTATTCGCGATAGTGACGATGCTGACGCTCTTTACGTTTTAATGCCAATGCGTGTTTAG